GGCTCTACATGAGTGAAATGAAGACCCAAGAAATGTTACATATAATCGTAAATTGTACAAGTAACATACAgttactttgaaaaagaataaaatctattattaaaaaatttatttttatataatatatattttatatgttttttaaaataattatataacgcTTGCACATTCGATACTATGAGTATCATTTATCGTGAGGACCCATTATTCCATGTTCGGCTTCCAGGATGACTCGATGAGGCTTTAAAACTAAACGGGCCTAGAAAGTGCTACTCCTAGAGGACAAATACTGCCCCTATTTCGTGGATAGTAAGAGCATTTTCATTGGATtatcaatattcaaaattaaaatctatttttaccTATTAGACATAAAAATCACTTGTAATGGATTATCTATAATCAAATTTTTTAGCTTTTAGCTATAATACatataaagataaaatcaaatttgatagTTATTGTTTCACAagtaaatctttattttattattttttaagtctcTCCTTTGATAGTTACtgttttttaaatctttattatattttaatccataatttaattagaataagattactaattaacatataatagataaaatagtaaaatatgataaaataaaataaaataataattaaaaaaataaaatattttttaattatttattactatataataaataaatagataatctaatataaaaatttgatataaatagttaaagttaaatttatcttatattattttattattgtataataaaaaaatgactattcTAATGTAGAGGTTTATGTAAATGAAATAGTcaatatctaaatttatcttaaattcattaaaaatatcttttaaatatgaataatctaattaaagtgcTCTAAGGCAGCGAAGTTGGGCAGGTGGCCACCTGGTTCTGCCGAATCTGTACCTAGCAAGTAGATTTTTCttctattcttcttcttcttcttcttcttcttcttttttatttttatttttttttaattcatactTTTTTCTTCTTACTAAAAAGAAAAGGTCGCTTTTTCTACATAAGTGATTTTTGGTTCATAATAAATACTCGCAATGCGAACTATCTGAGGGTATATCCACGATCCGGGCTTTCTGAACCAATGAAATTCTATCTTCTTCCTTAACTACTCAGTTCTAGATTTTTTGTTCAGATATTTTCATACCTCGCCAACGCCATTCCAGCCAAACCCAATTCTTAAATACCCTTATCACGCTTATCACTCTCAGCCTTCACTCCATTTTCCTCAAGACATCCCCTAGTTAGCTAGAACCATATCAAACACTTCAATGGCAGCCATGGCCACTACCCTCACTTCTTCCCTCTCTTCAAAGCCCAAACCATCTTTCTTAGACCACAAGTACTCCTCCTTCCATGGCACACCCTTCGCATCTCGCTTCACACCCATCAAATCTACCCCACAAAACTCCACCATTTCCATGTCCTTAACCAGTCCATACGATCTTAATTCCTTCAAATTCGAACCCATCAAGGAATCCATAGTCTCTCGCGAAATGACTCGCCGATATATGATGGACATGATCACTCACGCCGATACGGATGTTGTCGTCGTCGGCGCTGGCTCAGCTGGTCTCTCCTGCGCTTATGAACTAAGCAAAAACCCCTCGATCCGTATAGCCATCATTGAACAATCCGTTAGCCCTGGTGGTGGTGCGTGGCTCGGTGGTCAGCTCTTTTCTGCCATGGTTGTGCGTAAACCAGCACACAGGTTCCTTGATGAGCTTGAAATCGAGTACGATGAGCAAGACAACTACGTGGTGATCAAGCACGCAGCTTTGTTCACTTCCACAATCATGAGCAAGCTATTGGCCAGGCCTAACGTGAAGTTGTTCAACGCCGTGGCGGCTGAGGATTTGATAGTGAAGGGAGATAGGGTGTCGGGCGTGGTGACGAACTGGGCTTTGGTTTCAATGAACCACGACACACAGTCGTGCATGGACCCGAACGTGATGGAGGCCAAGGTGGTGGTGAGCTCCTGTGGCCATGACGGGCCTTTCGGAGCAACCGGTGTTAAGAGGCTGAAGAGTATCGGAATGATTGATAGTGTGCCGGGGATGAAGGCCCTTGACATGAACACTGCCGAAGATGCCATTGTTAGGCTCACCAGGGAGATTGTACCCGGTATGATTGTTACTGGAATGGAAGTTGCAGAAATAGATGGTGCCCCAAGAATGGTAATTTGATTTTGGACCTTTAAAGTCTGAGTTTGTAAGATCCATAACGTACTGTATGCTATATGATCACTTCTGCTGTGTGACTGAGTTCATGATGTAATTTCTCTAAGCAAGTGCTTGTAATTTTGCAGGGTCCAACATTTGGGGCGATGATGATATCGGGGCAGAAGGCTGCGCACTTGGCATTGAAGGCATTGGGGCAACCGAATGTAATTGACGGGACCTACGGCGATCTTGGTAGCATACAACCAGAGCTTGTTCTTGCTGCTGCTGAGTCTGGGGAGATAGTCGATGCGTAAATGTAGTAAGAGGGGCTTTTGTTGATTTGGAATAAATATGTAAGGATGAGTGGATGAAAACT
This sequence is a window from Carya illinoinensis cultivar Pawnee chromosome 9, C.illinoinensisPawnee_v1, whole genome shotgun sequence. Protein-coding genes within it:
- the LOC122277821 gene encoding thiamine thiazole synthase 2, chloroplastic produces the protein MAAMATTLTSSLSSKPKPSFLDHKYSSFHGTPFASRFTPIKSTPQNSTISMSLTSPYDLNSFKFEPIKESIVSREMTRRYMMDMITHADTDVVVVGAGSAGLSCAYELSKNPSIRIAIIEQSVSPGGGAWLGGQLFSAMVVRKPAHRFLDELEIEYDEQDNYVVIKHAALFTSTIMSKLLARPNVKLFNAVAAEDLIVKGDRVSGVVTNWALVSMNHDTQSCMDPNVMEAKVVVSSCGHDGPFGATGVKRLKSIGMIDSVPGMKALDMNTAEDAIVRLTREIVPGMIVTGMEVAEIDGAPRMGPTFGAMMISGQKAAHLALKALGQPNVIDGTYGDLGSIQPELVLAAAESGEIVDA